The following are from one region of the Channa argus isolate prfri chromosome 6, Channa argus male v1.0, whole genome shotgun sequence genome:
- the LOC137129077 gene encoding protein FAM222B-like has translation MLACLPASGDPTTRLLSRTQMNTGLQKWETTQKMRSASYPTPAELDAYAKKVANNPLTIQIFPNSVKVPQRKHIRRTVNGLDTSSSGHRHSPYPSQVSTSGGLLAVLRAPAKGVIKESDGSRARQLHKAVMNPHSGPYATQSTLNLPQPAPHLQGSSQSAAQAAQKQRAVHPQALQQQQTMTHPRTLQQPQTLPLPQGLLQRNMAHPQALQRQQSLSQVPTSQQQKLAHPQLIQRQQSLPHTQALQHQQGQSCTSVVPQQHLSHLQTLKHQTAPPQALLTQQGVTQDLRHMSDGAPLPSLQHTQGLVASQSLPQAVGAGPPTMPNSLQQAPPGAYGPRKLPDADAPPNVTVSTSTIPLSMAASLHQNRPSDLSSIVHQINQLCQARAGMGSTSVCEGQIANPSPISRNLLINASSRVSSHHPALGSVPSCMMVGPPDKATAQTPSAALHSQSGIAASNGLPAFHTEAEKVQLQQQQQQLQHHLHQQKQQQQQQLQQQQHLQLQLQQQQRSWAQHQLAHMQQPPEEAHPCKNPRMEPPADCAFPSRNLSYSHKLPSAAQPFPLKHPAEKPPSSSPVNCPVGSMPYINGHYMQPQWGSVPGTTGNNGCGPQELSVAFQGGQATASADRILGAKYRPGKEGPAGQTKLMQNVDFIEGDFQMSSFQDQNMDMMGKMHRSAMGQVQEPSNGGGVHPHHPGYH, from the exons ATGCTGGCCTGTCTGCCAGCATCAGGTGACCCTACCACCAGACTTCTCTCCCGCACGCAGATGAACACTGGACTTCAGAAAT GGGAAACTACACAGAAGATGAGATCTGCCAGCTATCCGACCCCAGCAGAGTTGGACGCCTATGCTAAGAAAGTTGCCAACAACCCTCTGACCATCCAGATCTTCCCCAACAGTGTCAAAGTACCTCAAAGGAAGCACATTCGACGCACAGTCAACGGGCTTGACACATCCTCATCTGGCCACCGCCACAGTCCCTACCCCTCTCAGGTCAGCACCAGTGGAGGCCTGCTGGCTGTTCTCCGTGCGCCTGCCAAAGGTGTCATCAAAGAGTCAGACGGGAGCCGCGCCCGGCAGCTCCATAAAGCCGTCATGAACCCTCACAGTGGGCCGTAtgccactcaaagcactttaaatcTTCCTCAGCCTGCGCCTCACCTTCAGGGCTCGTCTCAGTCTGCAGCCCAGGCTGCACAGAAGCAGCGCGCGGTTCACCCACAGGcactacagcagcagcaaaccaTGACTCATCCGAGGACTTTACAGCAGCCTCAAACTCTGCCTCTCCCACAGGGACTGCTGCAAAGGAACATGGCTCATCCACAGGCTCTGCAGCGGCAACAGAGCTTGTCCCAGGTTCCGACGTCACAGCAGCAAAAGTTGGCTCATCCACAACTCATACAGAGGCAGCAGAGTCTGCCACACACCCAGGCTCTGCAGCACCAGCAGGGTCAGTCGTGTACATCAGTTGTACCGCAGCAGCATCTTTCTCACCTGCAAACACTCAAACATCAGACGGCTCCTCCACAAGCTTTACTAACACAACAGGGAGTGACTCAGGATCTGCGCCACATGTCTGATGGAGCTCCACTTCCGAGCCTGCAGCACACCCAGGGGCTCGTTGCCTCCCAGTCCCTTCCCCAAGCGGTGGGTGCGGGACCTCCTACGATGCCTAACAGTCTCCAGCAGGCCCCACCAGGGGCATATGGACCCCGGAAGCTCCCTGACGCAGACGCGCCACCAAATGTAACTGTATCTACCTCCACCATCCCACTGTCCATGGCAGCCAGCCTGCATCAGAACCGGCCCAGTGACCTGAGCAGCATTGTGCACCAAATCAACCAACTATGCCAGGCACGGGCTGGAATGGGCTCCACCTCAGTTTGCGAGGGACAAATTGCAAACCCCAGTCCCATCAGCCGCAACTTGCTGATTAATGCCAGCTCCAGGGTGTCCTCTCACCACCCGGCCCTGGGCTCTGTGCCCAGCTGCATGATGGTGGGACCCCCAGACAAAGCCACAGCTCAGACTCCCAGCGCTGCTCTTCACTCACAGTCCGGTATAGCTGCTTCTAATGGTTTACCTGCCTTTCACACAGAAGCAGAGAAggtacagctgcagcagcagcagcagcagcttcaacACCACTTACATCAgcagaaacaacagcagcagcaacagttacagcagcagcaacatttacaactgcagctgcagcagcaacagcgcTCGTGGGCTCAGCATCAACTGGCCCACATGCAGCAGCCCCCCGAGGAGGCCCATCCCTGCAAGAACCCAAGGATGGAGCCTCCAGCGGACTGTGCTTTCCCCTCTCGCAACCTCAGCTATTCCCATAAGCTACCCAGCGCTGCACAGCCCTTTCCCCTAAAACACCCTGCAGAAAAGCCACCTTCTTCCTCCCCTGTTAACTGCCCAGTAGGTTCTATGCCTTACATTAATGGCCATTACATGCAGCCACAGTGGGGCAGCGTCCCGGGCACAACAGGTAACAATGGATGCGGCCCTCAGGAACTTTCAGTGGCTTTCCAGGGAGGGCAGGCTACTGCCTCTGCAGACCGCATTCTGGGGGCCAAGTACAGGCCAGGGAAGGAGGGTCCTGCTGGCCAGACGAAGTTGATGCAGAATGTGGATTTCATAGAAGGGGACTTCCAGATGTCGAGCTTTCAGGACCAGAACATGGATATGATGGGGAAGATGCACAGGTCGGCCATGGGCCAGGTTCAGGAGCCCAGCAACGGCGGAGGAGTCCACCCTCATCACCCAGGCTACCATTAA
- the LOC137128909 gene encoding flotillin-2 isoform X2, which translates to MTLQPRCEDVETAEGVAITVTGVAQVKVMTEPDLLAVACEQFLGKSVMEIKAVVLQTLEGHLRSILGTLTVEQIYQDRDQFAKLVREVAAPDVGRMGIEILSFTIKDVYDKLDYLSSLGKTQTAAVQRDADIGVAEAERDAGIREAECKKEMMDIKFQADTKMADSKRELEMQKAAFNQEVNTKKAEAQLAYELQAAKEQQKIRLEEIEIEVVQRKKQITIEEKEIMRTDKELIATVKRPAEAEAYKMQQLAEGQKVKTVLIAQAEAEKIRKIGEAEASSIEAVGKAEAEKMRLKAEAYQEYGEAAKTALVLEALPKIASKVSAPLAKTNEIVILSGEGSRVTGEVNRLLAELPVSVNALTGVDLSKIPLLQKITGAQA; encoded by the exons ATGACTCTGCAGCCTCGGTGTGAGGACGTGGAGACAGCAGAAGGGGTAGCTATCACCGTCACAGGGGTGGCTCAG GTCAAAGTTATGACAGAGCCAGACCTGCTGGCAGTAGCTTGTGAGCAGTTTCTGGGTAAATCAGTGATGGAAATTAAAGCTGTGGTTCTGCAGACTTTGGAAGGACATCTGCGCTCCATTCTAG GTACTTTGACTGTAGAGCAGATCTATCAGGACAGGGACCAGTTTGCTAAACTGGTGAGGGAGGTGGCAGCTCCTGACGTGGGCAGGATGGGCATCGAGATTCTCAGCTTTACCATTAAG gatGTCTATGATAAACTGGATTACCTCAGCTCCCTCGGAAAGACCCAGACTGCAGCAGTACAGAGGGATGCAGACATTGGCGTGGCTGAAGCAGAGAGGGATGCTGGGATACGG gaaGCAGAATGTAAGAAGGAGATGATGGATATCAAATTCCAGGCTGACACCAAAATGGCTGACTCCAAACGAGAACTGGAGAtgcaaaaagctgcttttaacCAGGAAGTCAACACTAAG AAAGCAGAGGCCCAGCTGGCATACGAGCTGCAGGCAGCCAAGGAGCAACAGAAGATCCGTCTGGAGGAGATTGAGATCGAGGTGGTGCAGAGGAAGAAACAAATCACCATTGAGGAGAAGGAGATCATGCGAACAGACAAGGAGCTCATTGCCACTGTGAAAAGGCCTGCTGAGGCAGAAGCCTACAAGATGCAGCAGCTGGCCGAGGGACAGAA GGTGAAGACAGTGCTGATAGCCCAGGCTGAAGCAGAGAAGATTAGGAAGATTGGTGAGGCGGAAGCTTCCTCGATTGAAGCAGTGGGCAAAGCTGAGGCGGAAAAAATGAGACTGAAAGCAGAGGCCTACCAGGAGTACGGAGAAGCAGCTAAGACTGCTCTGGTCCTCGAGGCACTGCCaaag ATTGCCTCCAAGGTGTCAGCACCATTAGCAAAGACCAATGAGATTGTGATCCTGAGCGGGGAGGGCAGTCGAGTGACTGGGGAGGTGAACCGCCTTCTGGCTGAACTTCCTGTGTCTGTCAATGCTCTCACTGGAGTGGATCTGTCAAAg ATCCCGTTGCTGCAGAAGATCACTGGTGCTCAAGCCTGA
- the LOC137128909 gene encoding flotillin-2 isoform X1, whose product MGNCLTVGPNEALVVSGTCCGPDDKTYVVGGWAWAWWLISDTQRITLEIMTLQPRCEDVETAEGVAITVTGVAQVKVMTEPDLLAVACEQFLGKSVMEIKAVVLQTLEGHLRSILGTLTVEQIYQDRDQFAKLVREVAAPDVGRMGIEILSFTIKDVYDKLDYLSSLGKTQTAAVQRDADIGVAEAERDAGIREAECKKEMMDIKFQADTKMADSKRELEMQKAAFNQEVNTKKAEAQLAYELQAAKEQQKIRLEEIEIEVVQRKKQITIEEKEIMRTDKELIATVKRPAEAEAYKMQQLAEGQKVKTVLIAQAEAEKIRKIGEAEASSIEAVGKAEAEKMRLKAEAYQEYGEAAKTALVLEALPKIASKVSAPLAKTNEIVILSGEGSRVTGEVNRLLAELPVSVNALTGVDLSKIPLLQKITGAQA is encoded by the exons ATGGGGAACTGTTTAACCGTGGGGCCGAACGAGGCTCTGGTGGTCTCCG GTACCTGTTGTGGCCCTGATGATAAGACCTACGTTGTGGGAGGCTGGGCCTGGGCTTGGTGGCTCATCTCAGACACCCAAAG AATAACCCTGGAGATCATGACTCTGCAGCCTCGGTGTGAGGACGTGGAGACAGCAGAAGGGGTAGCTATCACCGTCACAGGGGTGGCTCAG GTCAAAGTTATGACAGAGCCAGACCTGCTGGCAGTAGCTTGTGAGCAGTTTCTGGGTAAATCAGTGATGGAAATTAAAGCTGTGGTTCTGCAGACTTTGGAAGGACATCTGCGCTCCATTCTAG GTACTTTGACTGTAGAGCAGATCTATCAGGACAGGGACCAGTTTGCTAAACTGGTGAGGGAGGTGGCAGCTCCTGACGTGGGCAGGATGGGCATCGAGATTCTCAGCTTTACCATTAAG gatGTCTATGATAAACTGGATTACCTCAGCTCCCTCGGAAAGACCCAGACTGCAGCAGTACAGAGGGATGCAGACATTGGCGTGGCTGAAGCAGAGAGGGATGCTGGGATACGG gaaGCAGAATGTAAGAAGGAGATGATGGATATCAAATTCCAGGCTGACACCAAAATGGCTGACTCCAAACGAGAACTGGAGAtgcaaaaagctgcttttaacCAGGAAGTCAACACTAAG AAAGCAGAGGCCCAGCTGGCATACGAGCTGCAGGCAGCCAAGGAGCAACAGAAGATCCGTCTGGAGGAGATTGAGATCGAGGTGGTGCAGAGGAAGAAACAAATCACCATTGAGGAGAAGGAGATCATGCGAACAGACAAGGAGCTCATTGCCACTGTGAAAAGGCCTGCTGAGGCAGAAGCCTACAAGATGCAGCAGCTGGCCGAGGGACAGAA GGTGAAGACAGTGCTGATAGCCCAGGCTGAAGCAGAGAAGATTAGGAAGATTGGTGAGGCGGAAGCTTCCTCGATTGAAGCAGTGGGCAAAGCTGAGGCGGAAAAAATGAGACTGAAAGCAGAGGCCTACCAGGAGTACGGAGAAGCAGCTAAGACTGCTCTGGTCCTCGAGGCACTGCCaaag ATTGCCTCCAAGGTGTCAGCACCATTAGCAAAGACCAATGAGATTGTGATCCTGAGCGGGGAGGGCAGTCGAGTGACTGGGGAGGTGAACCGCCTTCTGGCTGAACTTCCTGTGTCTGTCAATGCTCTCACTGGAGTGGATCTGTCAAAg ATCCCGTTGCTGCAGAAGATCACTGGTGCTCAAGCCTGA
- the LOC137128910 gene encoding rhomboid-related protein 4-like isoform X1: MQRGFQLGLLLLVVQLFQEGLGNIPAVTLAVLGFNVYLYVFPAAPLMKACVSLQLVHRNKEWRRLFLSPLHHVNDWHLYFNMVSFLWKGLRLERHLGAAWFLYLLSVFSLLTGLVYLLLQALMVKLIEDKDALGDFIDLPALSSECAVGFSGVLFALKVVSNHYNPGGVTYILNICVSNRFASWVELVLIYLVTPGTSLVGHLAGILVGLLYTVGPLKIIMKTCADFVSSNGNNARASSYFSSSGYSGTRQDFSGDPLQAEDYTTDPVSDYTESYVAGLTEEEQVELAIRKSLNDKRGQTFTTRPRHIFHHADEELSPEELLRRRRIRRFGPEVSNQRRRR; this comes from the exons ATGCAGAGGGGTTTCCAGCtgggtctgctgctgctggtggtccAGCTGTTCCAGGAGGGTCTGGGAAACATCCCTGCGGTCACCCTGGCTGTCCTGGGATTCAACGTGTATCTGTACGTGTTCCCTGCAGCTCCACTGATGAAG GCCTGTGTGAGTCTCCAACTCGTGCACAGGAACAAAGAATGGCGTCGCCTCTTCCTGTCCCCCCTGCACCACGTCAATGACTGGCACCTGTACTTCAACATGGTGTCGTTCCTCTGGAAAGGCCTCCGTCTGGAGCGGCATCTGGGCGCAGCCTGGTTCCTGTACCTGCTGTCAGTCTTCTCTCTGCTCACCGGCCTTGTTTATCTGCTGCTGCAAGCGCTGATGGTGAAACTTATCGAGGACAAAGATGCACTGGGGGACTTTATCGATTTGCCGGCTCTCAGCAGTGAATGTGCTGTCGGCTTCTCAG GTGTCCTGTTTGCTCTGAAGGTGGTCAGTAACCATTACAACCCAGGTGGGGTGACCTACATTTTGAACATTTGTGTGTCCAATCGCTTCGCAAGCTGGGTGGAGCTGGTGCTAATTTATCTCGTCACGCCAGG GACGTCTTTGGTTGGTCACCTGGCAGGTATCCTGGTGGGTCTGCTCTACACTGTTGGCCCATTGAAGATCATCATGAAGACGTGTGCAG ATTTTGTATCTTCGAATGGAAATAATGCGAGGGCGAGTTCATACTTCAGCTCTTCAG gCTACAGCGGAACCAGGCAGGACTTCTCAGGGGATCCACTGCAGGCAGAAGATTATACAACAGATCCAGTGTCAGATTATACAGAGTCTTATGTTGCAGGACTGACAGAAGAAGAGCAGGTAGAACTGGCCATCAGAAAAAGCCTGAACGATAAAAGAG GACAAACCTTCACTACACGTCCTCGTCACATTTTCCATCACGCTGATGAAGAGCTGAGTCCTGAGGAGCtcctgaggaggaggagaataaGAAGGTTTGGACCAGAAGTTTCCAACCAAAGGAGAAGACGGTGA
- the LOC137128910 gene encoding rhomboid-related protein 4-like isoform X2, whose amino-acid sequence MQRGFQLGLLLLVVQLFQEGLGNIPAVTLAVLGFNVYLYVFPAAPLMKACVSLQLVHRNKEWRRLFLSPLHHVNDWHLYFNMVSFLWKGLRLERHLGAAWFLYLLSVFSLLTGLVYLLLQALMVKLIEDKDALGDFIDLPALSSECAVGFSGVLFALKVVSNHYNPGGVTYILNICVSNRFASWVELVLIYLVTPGTSLVGHLAGILVGLLYTVGPLKIIMKTCADFVSSNGNNARASSYFSSSVCRLQRNQAGLLRGSTAGRRLYNRSSVRLYRVLCCRTDRRRAGRTGHQKKPER is encoded by the exons ATGCAGAGGGGTTTCCAGCtgggtctgctgctgctggtggtccAGCTGTTCCAGGAGGGTCTGGGAAACATCCCTGCGGTCACCCTGGCTGTCCTGGGATTCAACGTGTATCTGTACGTGTTCCCTGCAGCTCCACTGATGAAG GCCTGTGTGAGTCTCCAACTCGTGCACAGGAACAAAGAATGGCGTCGCCTCTTCCTGTCCCCCCTGCACCACGTCAATGACTGGCACCTGTACTTCAACATGGTGTCGTTCCTCTGGAAAGGCCTCCGTCTGGAGCGGCATCTGGGCGCAGCCTGGTTCCTGTACCTGCTGTCAGTCTTCTCTCTGCTCACCGGCCTTGTTTATCTGCTGCTGCAAGCGCTGATGGTGAAACTTATCGAGGACAAAGATGCACTGGGGGACTTTATCGATTTGCCGGCTCTCAGCAGTGAATGTGCTGTCGGCTTCTCAG GTGTCCTGTTTGCTCTGAAGGTGGTCAGTAACCATTACAACCCAGGTGGGGTGACCTACATTTTGAACATTTGTGTGTCCAATCGCTTCGCAAGCTGGGTGGAGCTGGTGCTAATTTATCTCGTCACGCCAGG GACGTCTTTGGTTGGTCACCTGGCAGGTATCCTGGTGGGTCTGCTCTACACTGTTGGCCCATTGAAGATCATCATGAAGACGTGTGCAG ATTTTGTATCTTCGAATGGAAATAATGCGAGGGCGAGTTCATACTTCAGCTCTTCAG tgtgtaggCTACAGCGGAACCAGGCAGGACTTCTCAGGGGATCCACTGCAGGCAGAAGATTATACAACAGATCCAGTGTCAGATTATACAGAGTCTTATGTTGCAGGACTGACAGAAGAAGAGCAGGTAGAACTGGCCATCAGAAAAAGCCTGAACGATAA
- the LOC137129092 gene encoding solute carrier family 35 member F2-like encodes MPSIRKFNPKEVFTWQLAKTLAMGQGLAGLICGTAISSQYLATHFHVNTPMLQSFFNYALLCATYTTMLLCRTGDGNILQILKSRGWKYLLLGLVDVEANYAVVKAYQYTTLTSVQLLDCFVIPVSILLSWWILKTRYRPVHYVAVCICVLGVGAMVGADLLAGRDQGSTSNILLGDGLVLLSATLYAVSNVCQEYTVKNLSRVEFLGMVGLFGTVTSTIQLVILERSEVGAIQWSWQVGLLFSAYALCMYALYSCMPIVIKLSSATSVNLSLLTADLFSLFCGIFLFQYNFSGLYLVSLVVVLIGFITFNAVPTPTQQTQHATDFSPSSTCEQGCYDGPVVTHDNTANEGGAARITTEVEEEDDEEEPQGDGEKDGRGEEEDRSNDDEEAVGFSTKL; translated from the exons ATGCCGAGCATCAGGAAATTCAATCCCAAGGAGGTGTTCACCTG GCAACTGGCCAAGACGTTGGCCATGGGTCAGGGCCTGGCTGGGCTCATCTGTGGAACGGCCATCAGCTCCCAGTACTTGGCCACACATTTCCACGTGAACACACCCATGTTGCAGAGCTTCTTTAACTACGCCCTGCTGTGTGCCACCTACACCACCATGCTGCTCTGCAGAACAG GGGatggaaatattttacagattCTGAAGAGTCGAGGGTGGAAGTACCTGCTGCTGGGGTTGGTGGATGTGGAAGCCAACTACGCTGTGGTTAAAGCGTATCAATACACCACCCTCACCAGTGTTCAG CTGCTGGACTGTTTTGTGATCCCTGTCTCGATCCTCCTCTCCTGGTGGATTCTGAAGACGCGTTACAGACCTGTCCACTATGTAGCCGTCTGCATCTGTGTCCTCGGGGTGGGGGCCATGGTAGGAGCTGACCTGCTGGCTGGACGAGACCAGGGATCCA CCTCAAACATCTTGTTAGGTGATGGCTTGGTGCTGCTCAGTGCCACCCTGTACGCCGTGTCTAACGTGTGTCAGGAATACACAGTGAAGAACCTGAGCAGAGTGGAGTTCTTGGGCATGGTCGGCCTGTTCGGCACAGTCACCAGCACCATACAGCT GGTAATTCTGGAACGCAGTGAAGTTGGTGCCATTCAGTGGAGCTGGCAAGTCG GGCTCCTGTTCTCTGCCTATGCACTGTGTATGTACGCTCTGTACAGCTGTATGCCCATAGTAATCAAGCTGAGCAGCGCCACCTCTGTCAACCTCTCCCTGCTCACCGCCGACCTCTTTAGCCTCTTCTGTGGGATTTTCCTGTTCCAGTACAAC TTCTCTGGACTCTACCTGGTGTCGTTGGTGGTCGTCCTCATCGGCTTCATCACCTTCAACGCCGTGCCAACTCCCACTCAACAAACCCAGCATGCCACCGActtctccccctcctccacctgtGAGCAAGGATGCTACGACGGCCCTGTGGTCACTCATGACAACACCGCCAACGAAGGAGGGGCCGCGAGGATCACCACCGaagtggaggaagaggatgatgaagaggagccGCAGGGGGATGGAGAGAAGGATGGAAGgggggaggaagaggacagGAGTAACGACGATGAGGAGGCTGTTGGATTCAGCACTAAACTGTGA
- the LOC137129090 gene encoding cullin-5, with protein sequence MASSNLLKNKGSLQFEDKWDLMRPIVLKLLRQEAVTKQQWFDLFSDVHAVCLWDDKGPAKIHQALKEDILDFIKQAQARVLSHQDDTALLKAYIVEWRKFFTQCDILPKPFCQLEITLMGKQGSNKKTNMEDSIVRKLMLDTWNESIFSNIKSRLQDSAMKLVHAERLGEAFDSQLVIGVRESYVNLCSNPEDKLQIYRDNFEKAYLDSTERFYRTQAPSYLQQNGVQNYMKYADAKLREEEKRALRYLETRRECNSVQALMECCVNALVTSFKETILAECPGMIKRNETDKLHLMFSLMDKVPNGIEPMLKDLEEHIINAGLADMVAAAETITTDSEKYVEQLLTLFNRFSKLVKEAFQDDPRFLTARDKAYKAVVNDATIFKLELPMKQKGVGMKTQPESKCPELLANYCDMLLRKTPLSKKLTSEEIELKLKEVLLVLKYVQNKDVFMRYHKAHLTRRLILDISADSEIEENMVEWLREVGMPADYVNKLARMFQDIKVSEDLNQVFKEMHKHNKLALPADSVNIKILNAGAWSRSSEKVFVSLPTELEDLIPEVEDFYKRNHSGRKLHWHHLMSNGIITFKNEVGQYDLEVTTFQLAVLFAWNQRPRERISFENLKLATELPDAELRRTLWSLVAFPKLKRQVLSYDPPVSSPKDFTDSTLFYVNQEFSLIKNAKIQKRGKINLIGRLQLTTERMREEENEGIVQLRILRTQEAIIQIMKMRKRISNAQLQTELVEILKNMFLPQKKMIKEQIEWLIEHKYIKRDETDINTFIYMA encoded by the exons ATGGCGTCGTCAAATTTGTTAAAG AACAAGGGGTCCCTGCAGTTTGAAGACAAGTGGGATCTGATGCGACCTATCGTTCTCAAGCTGCTCAGACAAGAGGCCGTCACCAAGCAACAGTGGTTTGACTTGTTCTC agaTGTCCATGCTGTGTGTCTATGGGATGACAAAGGACCAGCCAAAATCCACCAAGCCCTAAAAGAGGACATCCTAGATTTTATCAAACAAGCACAGGCT CGGGTGCTGAGCCACCAGGACGACACAGCTCTGCTGAAGGCCTACATAGTAGAGTGGAGGAAATTCTTTACCCAGTGCGACATCCTGCCAAAACCCTTCTGTCAGCTGGAGATCACGTTGATGGGCAAACAGggcagcaacaagaaaacaaacatggaaGACAGTATTGTACGCAAG CTGATGCTCGACACATGGAACGAGTCAATTTTCTCCAACATTAAGAGTCGCCTGCAAGACAGCGCCATGAAACTGGTGCATGCTGAAAGGCTGGGGGAGGCCTTCGACTCCCAGCTGGTTATTGGAGTACGAGAGTCATATG TGAACCTGTGTTCAAACCCAGAGGACAAGCTGCAGATCTACAGGGATAACTTTGAGAAAGCATACCTGGACTCCACAGAGAGGTTTTACAGAACTCAGGCGCCATCCTACCTGCAACAGAACGGCGTCCAGAACTACATGAAATAT GCAGACGCAAAgctgagagaagaggagaagagagcaCTTAGATATCTAGAGACACGTCGTGAATGTAATTCTGTTCAAGCA CTTATGGAGTGTTGTGTGAATGCGCTGGTGACCTCATTCAAAGAGACCATTTTAGCTGAATGTCCAGGGATGATCAAACGCAACGAGACAGACA AGCTGCACCTGATGTTTTCACTGATGGACAAGGTTCCCAATGGAATTGAGCCCATGCTGAAAGACCTGGAAGAACATATCATCAATGCTGGACTAGCAGACATGGTGGCTGCTGCCGAGACCATCACTACT GACTCTGAGAAGTACGTGGAGCAGTTGTTGACTTTGTTTAATCGCTTCAGTAAGCTGGTAAAGGAGGCCTTCCAGGATGACCCTCGCTTCCTCACAGCAAGAGATAAG GCTTATAAGGCTGTTGTTAACGATGCCACCATCTTCAAACTGGAGCTTCCCATGAAACAAAAAGG TGTTGGTATGAAGACTCAGCCTGAGTCAAAATGTCCTGAGCTGCTGGCAAACTACTGTGACATGCTGTTGAGGAAAACTCCTCTCAGCAAGAAGCTCACCTCCGAGGAAATCGAGCTCAAACTTAAAGAAGTG CTCCTGGTATTGAAGTATGTGCAGAATAAAGATGTGTTCATGCGTTACCACAAAGCTCACCTGACCCGGCGCCTGATTTTGGACATTTCAGCAGACAGTGAGATTGAAGAGAACATGGTGGAGTGGCTGAGA GAAGTAGGAATGCCTGCCGATTATGTGAACAAGTTGGCCAGGATGTTCCAGGACATCAAGGTCTCAGAGGACCTCAATCAGGTCTTCaaagaaatgcacaaacacaacaagtTGGCACTGCCAG CGGACAGTGTGAACATCAAGATTCTGAATGCTGGTGCCTGGTCACGAAGCAGTGAGAAGGTTTTTGTCTCACTGCCCACGGAGCTGGAGGACCTGATCCCCGAGGTAGAAGATTTCTACAAGAGGAATCACAGTGGTCGCAAACTCCACTGGCATCACCTCATGTCCAATGGAATT atcacatttaaaaatgaggtggGTCAGTATGACCTGGAGGTGACCACGTTCCAGCTGGCGGTGTTGTTTGCCTGGAACCAGAGACCCAGAGAGAGAATCAGCTTTGAGAACCTCAAACTGGCCACAGAGCTGCCTGATGCAGAGCTGCGCCGCACGCTCTGG TCTCTGGTTGCCTTCCCCAAGCTGAAGAGACAAGTGTTGTCGTATGACCCTCCTGTGAGCTCACCCAAAGACTTCACAGACAGCACACTCTTCTACGTCAACCAGGAGTTCTCTCTCAT caaaaacGCCAAAATCCAGAAACGGGGAAAGATCAATCTGATTGGTCGGCTGCAACTGACCACAGAGCGaatgagagaggaggagaatgaaGGAATCGTTCAACTCAGAATACTCAGAACTCAG GAAGCCATCATCCAAATcatgaagatgaggaagaggattAGCAACGCCCAGCTGCAGACAGAGTTGGTGGAGATCCTGAAGAACATGTTTCTACCGCAGAAGAAGATGATCAAGGAGCAGATCGAGTGGCTCATTGAGCACAAGTACATAAAGAGGGATGAGACGGACATCAACACCTTCATCTACATGGCCTAG